Proteins encoded by one window of Cylindrospermum stagnale PCC 7417:
- a CDS encoding TIGR00725 family protein — MRKIIIGVMGPGEKATETDLHNAYQLGKRIALEGWILLTGGRNVGVMDAASKGAKSANGLTLGILPTEKSNSISEAVDIAIFTDMGNARNNINVLTSDVVIACGMGAGTASEIALALKADKQVILWTDDAQSRAFFQKLMPDHVYVADSWESAIATAKKILA, encoded by the coding sequence ATGAGAAAAATCATTATTGGCGTAATGGGGCCTGGAGAGAAAGCCACAGAAACAGATTTGCATAATGCATATCAACTAGGTAAACGCATCGCCCTAGAAGGATGGATTTTGCTCACTGGTGGTAGAAATGTCGGGGTGATGGATGCAGCAAGCAAAGGGGCAAAATCTGCCAACGGTTTAACTCTTGGGATTCTTCCTACCGAAAAGAGTAATAGTATCTCTGAAGCAGTTGATATAGCAATTTTTACCGATATGGGCAATGCCCGCAATAATATTAATGTTCTCACCAGTGATGTAGTGATTGCCTGTGGTATGGGTGCCGGTACAGCCTCAGAAATTGCCCTGGCCTTGAAAGCGGATAAGCAGGTAATTTTATGGACTGACGACGCCCAAAGCCGGGCTTTCTTCCAAAAGCTGATGCCAGATCATGTTTATGTTGCCGATAGCTGGGAAAGTGCGATCGCTACTGCCAAAAAAATTTTAGCTTAA
- a CDS encoding 4-hydroxybenzoate solanesyltransferase, with protein MLKTPESNQKPQWLVIIRLLRWHKPEGRLILMIPALWAVFLAAAGKPPLPLVGVIVLGTLATSAAGCVVNDLWDRNIDPQVERTRDRPLASRALSIKVGIVVAIVSMACAAVLAFYLNPLSFWLSVAAVPVILLYPGAKRVFPVPQLVLSIAWGFAVLISWSAVTTTLSPTTWLLWGATVLWTLGFDTVYAMSDREDDRRIGINSSALFFGKSAPVAIAIFFAGTMLLLGWVGVLLHLHLPFWISLVIATIAWIWQSLRLRKPQLPNSVYGEMFRENVWIGFILLAGMIVGSF; from the coding sequence ATGCTAAAGACGCCAGAGAGCAACCAAAAACCCCAGTGGCTGGTGATTATCCGCCTTTTGCGGTGGCATAAACCAGAAGGACGGCTAATTTTAATGATTCCTGCCCTGTGGGCTGTGTTTTTGGCGGCTGCTGGTAAACCACCTTTACCCCTAGTGGGAGTGATTGTGTTGGGTACTCTGGCCACAAGCGCTGCTGGGTGTGTTGTCAATGATTTGTGGGATCGGAATATTGATCCACAGGTAGAGAGAACACGCGATCGCCCTCTGGCTTCCCGCGCTCTTTCGATTAAAGTGGGAATTGTCGTGGCGATCGTCTCAATGGCTTGTGCCGCAGTACTGGCCTTTTATCTTAACCCCCTCAGTTTCTGGTTATCTGTAGCCGCAGTGCCCGTAATTTTGCTTTATCCAGGGGCAAAGCGGGTGTTTCCAGTGCCTCAACTCGTGCTTTCCATTGCTTGGGGTTTTGCTGTGTTAATTAGCTGGAGTGCAGTCACAACAACACTTTCGCCGACAACTTGGCTACTTTGGGGTGCAACTGTATTGTGGACATTGGGATTTGATACTGTTTATGCAATGAGCGATCGCGAAGATGATCGGCGGATCGGTATCAATTCTAGCGCCCTGTTTTTTGGAAAATCGGCTCCTGTGGCGATCGCTATTTTCTTTGCTGGCACAATGTTATTACTTGGTTGGGTAGGTGTCTTGCTTCACCTCCATCTTCCCTTCTGGATTAGCTTAGTAATTGCAACTATTGCCTGGATTTGGCAATCTCTGCGCTTAAGAAAACCACAACTCCCTAACTCTGTTTATGGTGAGATGTTCCGCGAAAACGTCTGGATTGGTTTTATCTTACTTGCAGGCATGATCGTTGGTTCTTTTTAA